A genomic segment from Syntrophotalea acetylenivorans encodes:
- a CDS encoding cytochrome c3 family protein, with translation MPKWLPHTLLCVYFGGFLLLLGAVALFWPASDRDNSQPIAFPHTVHAGRLGLDCNFCHESVTKGPQAGMPAVAKCVSCHQSIATERPEIQKLLSYQQKGEPIRWRRIHQVPEFIYFSHKRHISSGLDCNACHGAIAEMEEVRRVRSLQMGWCLSCHRSRGASFDCATCHK, from the coding sequence ATGCCCAAATGGTTGCCCCATACCCTGTTATGCGTCTACTTCGGAGGTTTTTTACTGCTCCTTGGAGCGGTGGCCTTGTTCTGGCCTGCATCGGACCGGGACAATAGCCAGCCCATTGCTTTTCCACATACCGTTCATGCCGGCCGTCTTGGGCTGGACTGCAATTTCTGTCACGAATCGGTAACAAAAGGCCCTCAGGCCGGCATGCCGGCTGTCGCTAAATGCGTATCCTGCCACCAGTCCATCGCCACAGAGCGGCCGGAAATCCAGAAACTGCTCAGCTATCAGCAAAAGGGCGAACCGATTCGCTGGCGGCGCATTCACCAAGTACCCGAATTCATCTACTTTTCTCATAAACGCCATATCAGCAGCGGTCTGGATTGCAACGCCTGCCATGGTGCCATCGCAGAAATGGAAGAAGTACGCCGAGTCCGTTCCCTGCAGATGGGTTGGTGCCTGAGCTGCCATCGCAGCCGCGGTGCTTCTTTCGACTGTGCCACCTGCCATAAGTAG
- a CDS encoding c-type cytochrome has product MLKVSETWADHTILLSIHGKSDTLLNEQLQSIFYSTHQGTRMLPVIQEQLLLIKAMQGGCQTLLCLSLGYLAGEVLLTLPGKALIPSNAPPPTQPNFAPGPKVLTGRRAGLLIALIMACNLLLLKIAYRTALFTNPFWGGVTLLFIIGLALILAARQHLKGTQPAGRLSLAAAIIGDLLLLSICYFLLNTESLLLTPESWPFLTTRPALLLSWHGTVRFAQFILLALMLAGLDRQHNRQILIFGAALTWPLFQILELLLAPELAHSPWLYLGAALTLATSAALALMTIKPLLQKRPQALTPPLLAIIVLTTLWVLGAQTARENSLTDVALAGLQLPAAAIQTTKPSAPQPATEPKVLPTVDGGQLFQQKCSVCHRFDQPLIGPALNSVLDKYRSDKDSLSGFLRNPPKIDPNYPAMPNLGLSEQEAGAITEYLLTENTDQPGQR; this is encoded by the coding sequence TTGCTGAAGGTATCGGAAACATGGGCCGACCATACGATTCTGCTGTCGATTCATGGTAAGTCCGATACCCTTCTAAACGAACAACTGCAATCCATTTTTTATTCCACACATCAGGGGACCCGAATGTTGCCGGTCATTCAGGAACAGCTGTTGCTCATCAAAGCGATGCAGGGGGGTTGTCAGACCCTGCTCTGCCTGTCCCTGGGTTATCTGGCAGGCGAGGTTTTGCTCACCCTGCCCGGCAAAGCCCTCATTCCGTCCAACGCTCCGCCACCCACCCAGCCCAATTTCGCGCCCGGCCCCAAAGTACTAACCGGCAGACGCGCCGGCCTGCTGATTGCCCTGATCATGGCCTGCAATCTGTTGCTATTAAAAATAGCCTATCGCACCGCTCTTTTTACCAACCCCTTTTGGGGTGGGGTAACGCTCTTGTTCATTATCGGCCTGGCACTCATTCTTGCAGCCCGGCAGCACCTGAAAGGGACCCAGCCTGCCGGGCGCCTGTCTCTCGCGGCAGCGATAATCGGCGACTTACTGCTCCTTTCGATCTGCTACTTTCTCCTCAACACTGAAAGCCTACTGCTGACCCCCGAGAGCTGGCCCTTTCTCACCACGCGGCCAGCATTACTGCTCTCCTGGCACGGTACCGTTCGTTTTGCCCAGTTCATCTTGCTGGCACTGATGCTGGCCGGACTCGACCGGCAACACAACCGCCAGATACTGATTTTCGGTGCAGCCCTGACCTGGCCTCTCTTTCAAATTCTGGAGCTGCTACTGGCCCCGGAACTGGCTCATTCACCTTGGCTTTACCTGGGCGCGGCCCTCACTCTGGCCACCAGTGCAGCCTTGGCTCTGATGACAATCAAACCTCTGTTACAGAAGCGACCGCAGGCATTAACACCCCCCTTGCTAGCCATCATCGTGCTGACCACGCTCTGGGTGCTAGGGGCTCAAACCGCACGGGAAAATTCTTTGACCGATGTGGCTCTGGCCGGATTGCAACTGCCCGCGGCAGCAATCCAAACAACAAAGCCATCTGCGCCTCAGCCCGCAACAGAGCCGAAAGTCTTACCGACTGTCGACGGCGGCCAACTGTTCCAACAAAAATGCAGCGTCTGCCATCGCTTTGATCAACCCCTGATCGGACCAGCACTGAACAGCGTGCTCGATAAATACCGCTCGGACAAAGACAGCCTGTCAGGCTTTCTACGCAATCCACCAAAAATTGATCCAAACTATCCGGCAATGCCGAACCTTGGTCTATCAGAGCAAGAAGCCGGCGCAATAACCGAATACCTGCTCACCGAGAACACTGATCAACCTGGGCAGCGTTAG
- a CDS encoding DUF1573 domain-containing protein, with product MRHLLLLLIILAVPAIALASPRLQAEAPSFNFGRVAEGSKTDHTFRFQNTGDAPLVISKVRSSCGCTAALLSAKNLAPGEWGELKTTFNSKGFQGRVTKTVYVYSNDPDQPQTKFRLHGEVRKEVVVTPRRLQFKGRKDKAPFTAVINLRNDGTTQLFLSDLKTTSKELQADLTSPQVAPGESVQITIRLAPDTDKSRFAGYVTLRTSSPRTPKVRIPVTAVLSGNMQ from the coding sequence ATGAGACACCTCCTGCTCTTATTGATAATCCTGGCCGTGCCGGCAATAGCTCTCGCCTCTCCTCGCTTACAGGCAGAAGCACCGTCGTTCAACTTTGGGCGGGTTGCAGAAGGCAGCAAAACCGACCACACTTTCCGGTTTCAAAATACTGGAGATGCTCCGCTGGTCATCAGCAAGGTTCGCAGTTCCTGCGGCTGTACGGCAGCATTATTATCCGCAAAGAACCTGGCGCCCGGCGAATGGGGGGAATTAAAGACCACCTTTAATTCCAAGGGGTTCCAAGGGAGAGTCACCAAGACCGTCTATGTCTACTCCAACGATCCCGATCAACCACAAACCAAATTTCGATTGCATGGTGAGGTGCGAAAAGAGGTTGTGGTGACACCTCGGCGCTTGCAATTCAAGGGCAGGAAGGACAAAGCCCCTTTCACTGCAGTCATTAACCTGCGCAACGATGGCACCACGCAGCTATTCCTTTCCGATCTTAAAACCACCAGCAAGGAATTACAGGCGGACCTTACCTCCCCGCAAGTTGCCCCGGGAGAAAGCGTGCAGATTACTATTCGTCTGGCTCCCGATACGGACAAGAGCCGGTTTGCAGGGTATGTGACTCTACGCACCAGCAGCCCCCGCACGCCCAAGGTACGAATCCCCGTGACTGCAGTTCTATCCGGCAATATGCAGTAA
- the hpt gene encoding hypoxanthine phosphoribosyltransferase gives MPTQGLEKSYSREHIARQVQRLGEEISRDYAGEELLVVCVLKGAFLFFADLVRAISLPVNVDFVRVASYGPHTQTTGLVEFRKDLEMSVTGRHVLIIDDILDSGFTLEALYQKLAGRKPESLKTCVLLDKRQARQTAFEADYVGISFDSGFVVGYGLDYQESFRSLADIYLFDPAQSV, from the coding sequence ATGCCGACACAGGGATTGGAAAAATCATACAGCCGGGAGCATATCGCTCGCCAGGTGCAGCGCCTCGGTGAAGAGATCAGTCGTGACTACGCAGGAGAGGAGCTATTGGTCGTTTGCGTCTTGAAAGGGGCCTTTCTGTTTTTCGCCGATCTGGTACGAGCGATCTCTCTGCCGGTGAATGTCGATTTTGTGCGAGTGGCCAGTTACGGTCCTCATACCCAGACGACGGGACTCGTGGAGTTTCGTAAAGACCTGGAAATGTCTGTAACCGGTCGCCACGTTCTAATCATAGATGATATCTTGGATAGTGGCTTTACCTTGGAAGCTCTCTACCAGAAGCTCGCCGGTCGCAAACCGGAAAGCCTCAAGACCTGCGTGTTGCTTGATAAACGACAGGCACGGCAAACGGCCTTTGAGGCCGATTATGTGGGTATTAGTTTTGATAGCGGGTTTGTCGTCGGCTATGGTCTCGATTATCAGGAATCCTTTCGAAGCCTTGCCGATATCTATTTGTTCGATCCGGCTCAGTCGGTATAG
- a CDS encoding zinc-ribbon domain-containing protein produces MPHCQARFKLPQSKMKPGGTKVRCTKCKIVFMVTPPQDDVSPEDTKSGNTTEDTREESDSGFAEGFGKDFDNADFFSDGDEGDDFLLGEAAFDDDGSDPFALDEEEAGEQADLNWTEDSVPSFLNSDPEPAEDLPVADEVFGGEGEVSGASGQGGRRSRRRSP; encoded by the coding sequence ATGCCCCATTGCCAGGCTCGATTCAAGTTGCCGCAAAGCAAAATGAAGCCGGGCGGCACCAAAGTACGATGTACCAAGTGTAAGATTGTATTTATGGTCACCCCGCCTCAGGACGACGTCTCGCCAGAGGACACAAAATCTGGAAACACTACAGAGGATACTCGAGAAGAGAGCGATTCGGGGTTTGCTGAGGGATTCGGCAAGGATTTCGATAATGCCGATTTTTTTTCCGATGGTGATGAAGGGGATGATTTTCTCCTTGGCGAGGCGGCCTTTGATGACGATGGCAGTGACCCCTTTGCCCTGGATGAAGAGGAGGCCGGGGAACAAGCTGATTTAAACTGGACGGAAGACTCGGTTCCATCCTTTCTAAATTCCGACCCGGAGCCAGCAGAGGATTTGCCTGTAGCTGATGAAGTTTTTGGCGGAGAAGGTGAGGTCTCTGGGGCCTCAGGACAGGGGGGCCGGAGGAGCCGCCGGAGGTCGCCCTGA